A genomic segment from Janthinobacterium sp. 64 encodes:
- a CDS encoding response regulator transcription factor, translating into MLNLILLEDEAVLRQELTEFLGDCGYGVTAVADLAAFHACYAPALHRIAVIDLGLPDGDGMLLVRALRAQGQPIGIVVFTARGTTRDKVNGLGGGADYYLPKSADLDELAATLSALARRLGEPAVAAIAAPATAWVLELGRRRLLPPGGDAIALSQQDVTVLHVLMAEPERIVSRQQIVQSLGEDFLAYDQRRLDTQISRLRRKAEQATGMTLPINTARNAGYRFYADAQVRP; encoded by the coding sequence ATGTTGAATCTCATTCTGCTTGAAGACGAAGCCGTGCTGCGGCAGGAATTGACCGAGTTTCTCGGCGACTGCGGCTACGGCGTGACCGCCGTCGCCGACCTGGCCGCATTTCATGCCTGTTATGCACCGGCGCTGCACCGCATCGCCGTCATCGACCTGGGCTTGCCCGATGGCGACGGCATGCTGCTGGTGCGCGCCTTGCGGGCGCAGGGTCAGCCCATCGGCATCGTCGTGTTTACGGCGCGCGGCACGACGCGGGACAAGGTGAACGGCCTGGGCGGCGGCGCCGACTATTACCTGCCCAAGAGCGCCGACCTGGATGAACTGGCAGCCACCCTGAGCGCGCTGGCGCGGCGCCTGGGCGAACCGGCCGTTGCTGCCATTGCGGCGCCCGCTACGGCCTGGGTGCTGGAACTGGGGCGTCGCCGCCTGCTGCCGCCCGGTGGCGACGCCATTGCGCTGTCACAACAGGATGTGACGGTGCTGCACGTCCTGATGGCCGAACCGGAGCGTATCGTCAGTCGCCAGCAGATCGTCCAGTCGCTGGGCGAAGATTTCCTTGCCTATGATCAGCGCCGCCTGGACACCCAGATCAGCCGTTTGCGCCGCAAGGCCGAGCAGGCCACCGGCATGACCTTGCCCATCAATACCGCGCGCAATGCCGGTTACCGGTTTTATGCCGACGCGCAAGTGCGTCCCTGA
- the glmS gene encoding glutamine--fructose-6-phosphate transaminase (isomerizing) has protein sequence MCGIVGAVAQRNITPILLEGLKRLEYRGYDSCGIALHADGRLQRSRSTSRVAELEKQIAEEGLSGFTGIAHTRWATHGAPVSFNAHPHFSPTEENARVALVHNGIIENHDELRAELTALGYVFQSQTDTEVIAHLVEHMYNGDLFETVQQAVKRLDGAYAIAVFCHDEPHRVVAARQGSPLIVGLGNGENFVASDAMALAGTTDQIIYLEEGDVVDLQLSRCWIVDVDGKPVEREVKTVHAHTGAAELGPYRHYMQKEIFEQPRAIGDTLEGVTGIMPELFGDKAYAIFKQIDRVLILACGTSSYAGMTAKYWIEAIAKVPVSVEVASEYRYRDSVPHPNTLVVTISQSGETADTLAALKHARSLGMHHTLTICNVATSAMVRECALAYITRAGVEVGVASTKAFTTQLAGLFLLTLCLAQVNGRLSEEQEAAHLKAMRHLPVAIASVLALEPQIIAWSEEFARKENALFLGRGMHYPIALEGALKLKEISYIHAEAYPAGELKHGPLALVTNEMPVVTIAPNDALIEKLKSNMQEVRARGGQLYVFADVDSRISSGEGLHVIRLPEHYGDLSPILHVVALQLLAFHTALARGTDVDKPRNLAKSVTVE, from the coding sequence ATGTGCGGCATCGTCGGCGCGGTAGCGCAACGTAATATCACTCCCATCCTGCTCGAAGGCTTGAAGCGCCTGGAATACCGCGGCTACGATTCCTGCGGCATCGCCCTGCACGCCGATGGCCGTTTGCAGCGTTCGCGCTCCACCTCGCGCGTGGCGGAGCTGGAAAAGCAGATCGCCGAAGAAGGCTTGAGCGGTTTTACGGGCATCGCCCACACGCGCTGGGCCACGCATGGCGCCCCTGTCTCCTTCAATGCCCACCCGCACTTTTCCCCAACGGAAGAGAACGCCAGAGTGGCGCTGGTGCATAACGGCATCATCGAAAACCACGACGAACTGCGCGCCGAACTGACGGCCCTCGGTTACGTCTTCCAGAGCCAGACGGATACGGAAGTGATCGCCCACCTGGTCGAGCACATGTACAACGGCGACCTGTTCGAGACCGTGCAGCAAGCCGTGAAACGCCTCGACGGCGCGTATGCGATTGCCGTGTTCTGCCACGACGAGCCGCACCGCGTGGTCGCCGCGCGCCAGGGTTCGCCCCTGATCGTCGGCCTGGGCAATGGTGAAAACTTCGTCGCGTCCGACGCCATGGCGCTGGCCGGCACGACCGACCAGATCATCTACCTGGAAGAAGGCGACGTGGTCGACCTGCAATTGTCGCGCTGCTGGATCGTCGACGTCGATGGCAAGCCCGTCGAGCGCGAAGTGAAAACCGTGCACGCACACACGGGCGCGGCCGAGCTCGGTCCGTATCGCCACTACATGCAAAAGGAAATTTTTGAACAGCCGCGCGCCATCGGCGACACGCTCGAAGGTGTGACGGGCATCATGCCGGAATTGTTCGGCGACAAGGCCTATGCCATCTTCAAGCAGATCGATCGCGTGCTGATCCTGGCCTGCGGCACCAGTTCGTATGCGGGCATGACGGCGAAATATTGGATCGAAGCGATTGCGAAAGTGCCCGTCAGCGTGGAAGTGGCCAGCGAATACCGTTACCGCGACAGCGTGCCGCACCCGAACACCCTGGTCGTCACCATTTCGCAAAGCGGCGAGACGGCCGACACCCTGGCCGCCCTGAAACATGCGCGCAGCCTGGGCATGCATCACACCTTGACCATCTGCAACGTGGCCACCAGCGCCATGGTGCGCGAATGCGCGCTGGCCTACATCACGCGCGCCGGCGTGGAAGTGGGCGTGGCGTCCACCAAGGCGTTTACCACGCAGCTGGCGGGCCTGTTCCTGCTGACCCTGTGCCTGGCGCAAGTCAATGGCCGCCTGTCCGAAGAGCAGGAAGCGGCGCACCTGAAAGCCATGCGCCACCTGCCCGTCGCCATCGCGTCCGTGCTGGCGCTGGAACCGCAAATCATCGCCTGGTCCGAAGAATTCGCGCGCAAGGAAAACGCCCTCTTCCTGGGCCGTGGCATGCACTACCCGATCGCCCTGGAAGGCGCCTTAAAACTGAAGGAAATCTCGTATATCCACGCCGAAGCGTATCCAGCCGGCGAACTGAAGCACGGCCCGCTGGCCCTGGTGACGAATGAAATGCCGGTCGTCACCATCGCACCGAACGACGCCCTGATCGAAAAGCTCAAATCGAACATGCAGGAAGTGCGCGCCCGCGGCGGCCAGCTGTACGTCTTCGCCGACGTGGATTCCCGCATCAGCTCCGGCGAAGGCCTGCACGTCATCCGCCTGCCCGAGCACTACGGCGACCTGTCGCCAATCCTGCACGTGGTCGCGCTGCAACTGCTGGCCTTCCACACGGCACTGGCGCGCGGCACGGATGTGGACAAGCCAAGGAATCTGGCCAAATCGGTGACGGTGGAGTAA
- a CDS encoding LysR family transcriptional regulator has protein sequence MLERIHLSIVQQVEKQGSLTAAAGVLHLTQSALSHSMKKLEQQLGTDVWLREGRNLRLTQAGQYLLAVANRVLPQLDLAEERLGQFAQGERGALRIGMECHPCYQWLLKIVSPYLAAWPDVDVDVKQKFQFGGIGALFGYEIDLLVTPDPLYKPGLTFEPVFDYEQVLVVAKGHALASAAYVKPQQLTQEVLISYPVDIERLDIYNQFLLPAGVTPKRHKAIETTDIMLQMVASGRGVAALPRWLVEEYAAKMDVVPVRLGPRGIAKQIFLGARETDTAIDYVKAFIELARQPTIAQES, from the coding sequence ATGCTTGAACGCATCCACCTCAGCATCGTCCAGCAGGTCGAAAAACAAGGCTCGTTGACGGCCGCCGCAGGCGTGCTGCACCTGACCCAGTCGGCCCTGAGCCACAGCATGAAGAAGCTGGAGCAGCAGCTGGGCACCGACGTCTGGCTGCGCGAAGGGCGCAACCTGCGCCTGACGCAGGCCGGCCAGTACTTGCTGGCGGTGGCGAACCGGGTGCTGCCGCAACTGGACCTGGCCGAAGAGCGCCTGGGCCAGTTCGCGCAGGGCGAGCGCGGCGCGCTGCGCATCGGCATGGAATGCCACCCTTGCTACCAGTGGCTGCTCAAGATCGTTTCCCCGTATCTGGCCGCATGGCCCGATGTGGATGTGGACGTCAAGCAGAAGTTCCAGTTCGGCGGCATCGGCGCGCTGTTCGGCTACGAGATCGACTTGCTGGTCACGCCCGACCCGCTGTACAAGCCGGGGCTGACATTCGAACCCGTGTTCGACTACGAGCAGGTGCTCGTCGTGGCCAAGGGCCATGCCCTGGCGTCGGCGGCCTATGTAAAACCGCAGCAGCTGACCCAGGAAGTGCTGATCAGCTACCCCGTCGACATCGAGCGCCTGGATATTTACAATCAATTCCTCTTGCCGGCCGGCGTCACGCCCAAGCGCCACAAAGCCATCGAAACGACCGACATCATGCTGCAGATGGTCGCCAGCGGCCGCGGCGTGGCCGCCCTGCCGCGCTGGCTGGTCGAGGAATACGCAGCCAAGATGGACGTGGTGCCGGTGCGGCTGGGTCCGCGCGGCATCGCCAAGCAAATATTCCTGGGCGCACGCGAGACGGACACTGCCATCGATTACGTGAAGGCTTTCATCGAGCTGGCGCGCCAGCCGACCATTGCGCAAGAAAGCTGA
- a CDS encoding sensor histidine kinase, with the protein MPRMVSSCAMKILFAIVLFFATLQALAGAPAPVSAPLTLPASGQPVSASGHMQMLRDSSGQLGPEAALAAPGWRPLPGAVSAGYTQDAIWLRLEVTRAAQSPDEWVLRFSNAVLDEVRLYRQDQAGHWLRQEAGADVSRDAWPIDARQVVFPVQLQADQPQRWLVRLHSKKAMSTELTLLPSASFDASSRREYLYYGLQFGSYLLLILFHIFFWRMTREAHSGWYLLYVLTNATTEALTIAIPQQIFAMPNWLSDPMLGVSMAMSIAVGVRFSTLQLELPALYPRFSRAVVSITAAAALCGALLVLRGDYAAGVLVVQMTALPLIVLFIGLASWLALRGHRPAHAFLFIFGIFYAGVIISFLRNMAIVPPNFWTNHAATLGAFVHMMLMSLRLNRRYAELRRAKDRAQAEAVRAVRALNERLEEQVARRTLALQQEVGRRAALEDELRAALEVETRTREEQQDFVAMVSHEFHTPLAIINTTAQQIARNTEAPREKTLQRCQNLREASGRMTALVDEYLSADRMETSAATFRPQPCDLRALLHAVLAEWPDGRIDASVQALPDSVVADASLLRVALRNLLSNADRHAPQTQTIRVQAATLGDGRVQIVVSNAGEPLPADEIPRLFQKYFRGRIAQHKPGAGLGLYLVQRIAELHGGQVTLDSAGNNGTISFALRLPA; encoded by the coding sequence ATGCCCCGCATGGTAAGCTCTTGCGCCATGAAAATCCTGTTCGCCATTGTCCTGTTCTTCGCCACCCTGCAAGCGCTGGCCGGGGCGCCCGCGCCCGTATCGGCGCCACTGACGCTGCCGGCCAGCGGGCAGCCCGTCTCCGCCAGCGGCCATATGCAGATGCTGCGCGACAGCTCGGGCCAGCTGGGTCCGGAAGCCGCGCTGGCCGCGCCCGGCTGGCGCCCCCTGCCTGGCGCCGTCAGTGCCGGCTATACGCAGGATGCCATCTGGCTACGCCTGGAGGTGACGCGCGCGGCGCAGTCGCCCGATGAATGGGTGTTGCGTTTTAGCAACGCCGTGCTCGATGAAGTGCGCCTGTATCGCCAGGATCAGGCCGGACACTGGCTGCGGCAGGAGGCCGGTGCCGACGTGAGCCGCGACGCCTGGCCCATCGATGCGCGCCAGGTGGTGTTTCCCGTGCAGCTGCAAGCGGATCAGCCACAGCGCTGGCTGGTGCGCCTACACAGCAAGAAAGCCATGTCGACGGAGCTGACGTTGTTGCCCAGCGCCAGCTTCGACGCTTCCTCGCGCCGCGAATACCTGTATTACGGCTTGCAGTTCGGCAGTTATTTGCTGCTGATCCTGTTCCATATCTTTTTCTGGCGCATGACACGCGAAGCCCACAGCGGCTGGTACCTGCTGTATGTGTTGACGAATGCCACCACGGAAGCGCTGACGATCGCCATTCCCCAGCAAATTTTCGCCATGCCGAACTGGCTGTCCGATCCCATGCTGGGCGTGTCGATGGCCATGTCGATTGCCGTCGGCGTGCGTTTTTCCACCTTGCAGCTGGAGCTGCCCGCCCTGTATCCCCGTTTCAGCCGTGCCGTCGTGAGCATCACGGCCGCCGCCGCCCTGTGCGGGGCGCTGCTGGTGCTGCGCGGCGACTATGCTGCAGGCGTGCTGGTGGTGCAAATGACGGCCTTGCCGCTGATCGTGCTGTTCATCGGTCTGGCCAGCTGGCTGGCGCTGCGTGGCCATCGCCCGGCGCATGCCTTTCTGTTCATTTTCGGCATCTTCTACGCCGGTGTCATCATCAGCTTCCTGCGCAACATGGCGATCGTGCCACCGAATTTCTGGACCAACCATGCGGCCACCCTGGGCGCCTTCGTCCACATGATGCTGATGAGCCTGCGCCTCAACCGTCGCTACGCGGAATTGCGCCGCGCCAAAGACAGGGCACAGGCCGAGGCCGTGCGTGCCGTGCGCGCCCTGAATGAACGGCTGGAAGAGCAGGTGGCGCGGCGCACGCTGGCGCTGCAACAGGAAGTCGGCCGGCGCGCCGCGCTCGAAGACGAATTGCGTGCCGCCCTGGAAGTGGAAACCCGCACGCGCGAAGAACAGCAGGATTTCGTTGCCATGGTGTCGCATGAATTTCACACGCCGCTGGCCATCATCAACACCACGGCCCAGCAAATTGCCCGCAACACGGAGGCGCCGCGGGAAAAAACCTTGCAGCGCTGCCAGAATTTGCGCGAAGCGAGCGGCCGCATGACGGCACTGGTGGATGAATACCTGAGCGCCGACCGCATGGAAACGAGCGCGGCGACGTTCCGTCCCCAGCCATGCGACTTGCGCGCCCTGCTGCACGCCGTGCTGGCCGAATGGCCCGATGGCCGCATCGATGCCAGCGTGCAGGCGCTGCCCGACAGCGTCGTGGCCGATGCCAGCCTGCTGCGCGTGGCCCTGCGCAACCTGCTCAGCAATGCTGACCGGCATGCGCCGCAGACCCAAACGATTCGCGTGCAAGCCGCCACGCTCGGAGACGGACGCGTGCAAATCGTCGTCAGCAATGCGGGCGAGCCCCTGCCTGCCGATGAAATCCCGCGCCTGTTCCAGAAATACTTCCGCGGCCGCATCGCCCAGCACAAGCCTGGTGCAGGATTGGGCCTGTACCTGGTACAGCGCATCGCCGAATTGCACGGCGGCCAGGTCACCCTCGACAGCGCCGGCAACAACGGCACCATCAGCTTCGCCCTGCGCCTGCCCGCCTGA
- the msuE gene encoding FMN reductase — protein sequence MTRPLRLVAVSGGLQRPSKAAALAEHLMDLIAEEVLCEQRLVELGQLAPQLAGATWRSHLPETVERELAAVEQADILVVATPVYRGSYTGLFKHFFDFIDQDALIDKPILLAATGGSERHALMIDHQLRPLFSFFQARTLPLGVYATDKDFTDYRLQDEALIQRATLAVQRALPLVGLTRHAQSAAAEELVAA from the coding sequence ATGACACGTCCACTTCGCTTAGTCGCGGTTTCCGGCGGGCTGCAACGCCCTTCCAAGGCGGCAGCCCTGGCCGAGCACCTGATGGACCTGATCGCCGAGGAAGTGCTGTGCGAGCAACGCCTGGTCGAACTGGGCCAGCTGGCCCCGCAACTGGCCGGCGCGACCTGGCGCTCCCATCTGCCCGAGACGGTGGAGCGGGAACTTGCGGCGGTCGAGCAGGCGGACATCCTGGTGGTGGCGACACCGGTCTATCGTGGCTCGTACACGGGCCTGTTCAAGCACTTCTTCGACTTCATTGACCAGGATGCCTTGATCGACAAGCCGATCTTGCTGGCGGCCACCGGTGGCAGTGAGCGCCATGCGCTGATGATCGATCACCAGTTGCGGCCACTGTTCAGCTTTTTCCAGGCACGCACCTTGCCGCTGGGCGTCTACGCGACCGACAAGGACTTTACCGACTACCGTCTGCAGGACGAGGCCCTGATCCAGCGCGCCACGCTGGCCGTCCAACGGGCATTGCCCTTGGTCGGCTTGACGCGCCATGCGCAATCTGCCGCCGCTGAAGAGCTGGTCGCGGCCTGA
- a CDS encoding Lrp/AsnC family transcriptional regulator, which produces MNDSNITLDEIDRRILNALQIDASQTNSELAQAVHVSAPTCLRRVKHLRESGVIERQVAIVAPQLVGARLTAIVEITLDVQAAERMAEFEELVAQEAAVLQCYRVSPGPDFVLMVQVADMPAYHALAHRLFAAHANVRNVKSYFSTFRSKFETRIAV; this is translated from the coding sequence ATGAACGATAGCAACATTACTCTCGACGAGATCGATCGTCGCATCCTGAATGCCTTGCAAATTGATGCATCGCAAACCAACAGCGAGCTGGCCCAAGCAGTGCACGTCTCGGCGCCTACCTGTTTGCGGCGCGTCAAACATTTACGGGAAAGCGGCGTCATCGAGCGGCAAGTGGCCATCGTCGCGCCGCAGCTGGTGGGTGCGCGCCTGACGGCCATCGTGGAAATCACGCTCGACGTGCAGGCGGCGGAACGCATGGCGGAATTCGAAGAGTTGGTGGCGCAGGAAGCGGCGGTGCTGCAGTGCTACCGCGTCTCGCCCGGGCCCGACTTCGTGCTGATGGTGCAGGTGGCCGACATGCCCGCGTACCACGCGCTGGCGCACCGCCTGTTTGCCGCGCATGCGAATGTGCGCAACGTGAAAAGCTACTTTTCCACGTTTCGCAGCAAGTTTGAGACGCGAATCGCCGTCTGA